A DNA window from Carnobacterium funditum DSM 5970 contains the following coding sequences:
- the glyA gene encoding serine hydroxymethyltransferase: MEFREFDKEVFDAIDQEKKRQEQNIELIASENFVSKGVLAAQGSILTNKYAEGYPGKRYYGGCEYIDVIENLAIERAKELFGAEYANVQPHSGSGANMAVFNAFLEPGDTVLGMDLTHGGHLTHGSPVNFSGKTYNFVGYGVDKENELLDYDEVRRQTLKHKPKMIIAGGSAYARKIDFSLFREIADEVGAYLMVDMAHIAGLIAAGLHQNPIPYADVVTSTTHKTLRGPRGGLILAKEQYGKAINSAIFPGIQGGPLEHVIAGKAVAFKEALMPEFKDYAAQIIKNAKAMENIFNASAGHLVSKGTDNHLLLLEVTQFGLNGKEAENLLDEVGITVNKNTIPFETLSPFKTSGIRIGTPAITTRGFNEDDSKKVAELIVATLKTKDRPEKRPAIKQEVLKLTQKNPLY; this comes from the coding sequence ATGGAGTTTAGAGAATTTGATAAAGAAGTATTTGACGCAATTGACCAAGAAAAAAAACGCCAGGAACAAAATATTGAATTAATTGCATCAGAAAACTTTGTTTCAAAAGGAGTACTTGCCGCACAAGGTAGTATTCTAACAAACAAATACGCCGAAGGGTACCCAGGAAAGCGGTATTACGGTGGGTGTGAATACATTGATGTTATTGAAAATTTAGCAATTGAGCGTGCTAAAGAACTTTTTGGAGCTGAATACGCAAACGTCCAACCCCATTCTGGTTCAGGAGCTAATATGGCTGTTTTTAATGCCTTTTTAGAGCCCGGAGATACTGTGTTAGGAATGGATTTGACACATGGAGGACATTTAACACATGGTTCGCCAGTTAACTTTAGCGGAAAAACATATAATTTTGTTGGCTATGGAGTCGACAAAGAAAACGAGTTACTTGATTATGATGAAGTAAGAAGGCAAACATTAAAACATAAACCAAAAATGATTATTGCCGGCGGAAGTGCTTATGCAAGAAAAATTGATTTTTCTTTATTTAGAGAGATAGCAGATGAAGTTGGAGCTTATTTAATGGTAGACATGGCGCATATTGCAGGTCTAATCGCTGCTGGATTGCACCAAAATCCCATTCCGTATGCTGATGTTGTAACGTCAACAACTCATAAAACATTAAGAGGGCCTCGCGGGGGATTGATTTTGGCAAAAGAACAATACGGCAAAGCAATTAATAGCGCAATTTTCCCAGGTATTCAAGGTGGACCATTAGAACACGTAATAGCTGGAAAAGCTGTTGCTTTTAAAGAAGCATTAATGCCAGAATTTAAAGATTACGCAGCACAAATTATAAAAAATGCCAAAGCGATGGAAAATATTTTCAATGCATCAGCTGGACATTTAGTCAGCAAAGGCACAGATAATCATTTGCTATTATTAGAAGTAACGCAATTTGGATTAAATGGAAAAGAAGCAGAAAATCTGTTAGATGAAGTAGGCATCACAGTAAATAAAAATACCATTCCATTTGAAACATTGAGTCCATTCAAAACAAGTGGTATCCGAATCGGAACACCCGCGATCACGACACGTGGATTTAATGAAGACGATTCAAAAAAAGTAGCAGAACTAATTGTAGCAACTCTAAAAACAAAAGACCGACCAGAAAAACGTCCAGCCATAAAACAAGAAGTACTAAAACTAACCCAAAAAAACCCACTGTACTAA
- the atpB gene encoding F0F1 ATP synthase subunit A, whose translation MEQESPILYLFGLSFNVTNMIMTVIACVIVFLIAFISTRNMKLKPTGKQNFIEWVVDFVKNIISSSMSKEQGDKFGLLGFTLIMFVFVSNMMGLPLVLNVNGQQLWKSPTADPIVTLSLAFMVIILSNYFGVREQGFKNYFMNSFIRPVPFLLPIKIFEEFTNTLTLALRLYGNIYAGEILIGLIATLAQSYGVFTWIVGIPLQMVWQGFSIFIGSIQAFVFTTLTMVYISHKVEHE comes from the coding sequence GTGGAACAGGAATCTCCAATACTATATTTATTTGGTTTGAGTTTTAATGTAACAAACATGATTATGACTGTTATAGCCTGTGTTATTGTTTTCTTAATAGCCTTTATTTCTACCAGGAATATGAAGCTCAAGCCAACCGGTAAGCAAAATTTTATTGAGTGGGTTGTCGATTTTGTCAAAAATATTATTTCTAGTTCAATGTCGAAAGAGCAAGGAGATAAGTTTGGTCTGCTAGGTTTTACGCTAATTATGTTTGTATTTGTTTCAAACATGATGGGATTGCCATTAGTTTTAAATGTAAATGGTCAGCAGCTTTGGAAGAGTCCAACAGCTGATCCAATAGTTACATTGTCATTAGCTTTTATGGTTATTATACTGTCTAACTACTTTGGTGTAAGAGAACAAGGATTTAAAAACTATTTCATGAATAGTTTTATTAGACCAGTCCCTTTCTTATTACCTATTAAAATATTTGAAGAATTTACAAATACGTTAACATTAGCTTTAAGGTTGTACGGAAATATTTATGCCGGAGAGATTCTAATAGGCTTAATTGCCACCTTGGCACAAAGTTATGGTGTTTTTACGTGGATTGTCGGTATACCTTTACAAATGGTCTGGCAAGGCTTCTCTATATTCATTGGGAGTATCCAAGCATTCGTATTCACGACCCTGACAATGGTGTACATTTCTCATAAAGTTGAACATGAATAA
- the atpH gene encoding ATP synthase F1 subunit delta, giving the protein MRLNRNMNPCQLAKAFYYDAIEKNTEDIVFDNLMDIRQIYYGNQNLSDFFNNRDVVQTDKEKILSEITEYFIPDVKQFIQTIYDFRKMDNMLSIIHEYEILHDHENRTIVAKVTTAVPLQKEQEERIKKVFSKRFNAKKILLNKVQDSEVIGGVVVEVENTVFDGSIRTKLDKLRKQMMK; this is encoded by the coding sequence ATGAGATTAAATAGAAATATGAATCCATGCCAATTAGCTAAAGCTTTTTATTATGATGCAATTGAAAAGAATACGGAAGATATTGTTTTTGATAACTTAATGGATATCCGTCAAATATATTACGGCAACCAAAATTTGAGTGATTTTTTTAATAATCGTGATGTCGTACAAACGGACAAAGAGAAGATTTTATCAGAAATCACAGAATATTTTATTCCTGATGTCAAACAATTTATTCAAACGATTTATGATTTCCGGAAAATGGATAATATGTTATCCATTATTCATGAGTATGAAATACTACATGATCATGAAAATCGTACAATAGTGGCTAAAGTAACTACAGCTGTCCCGCTTCAAAAAGAACAAGAAGAAAGAATAAAAAAAGTATTCAGCAAAAGATTTAATGCTAAAAAGATATTATTGAATAAAGTTCAAGACAGTGAAGTTATAGGCGGAGTTGTAGTAGAAGTTGAAAATACGGTTTTTGATGGCAGTATCCGTACTAAATTAGACAAACTAAGAAAACAAATGATGAAATAG
- a CDS encoding DUF1146 family protein, with protein sequence MNFIGTQALISLISHISFTLLTFWALRGLMIEKWIRKNHVKQARLLYLFLSIAIGYLVSSFMIEFILMSRNLIFLF encoded by the coding sequence ATGAATTTTATAGGCACGCAGGCTTTAATAAGTCTTATTTCGCATATTTCGTTTACATTATTAACTTTTTGGGCATTAAGAGGATTGATGATTGAAAAATGGATTAGAAAAAATCATGTCAAACAAGCTCGTTTGCTCTATTTATTTTTATCCATTGCAATTGGTTATTTAGTGAGCTCATTTATGATTGAATTTATACTAATGTCCAGAAATTTGATTTTTTTGTTTTGA
- the atpE gene encoding F0F1 ATP synthase subunit C, with amino-acid sequence MGLGLIGAAIAIAGAAMGAAYGSSKVISKTIESIARQPEMKSELQTLMYIGVGLVEAIPIMAVVIAFILVFS; translated from the coding sequence ATGGGTTTAGGTTTAATAGGAGCAGCAATTGCAATAGCGGGAGCAGCAATGGGTGCAGCATATGGTTCAAGTAAAGTAATTTCAAAAACAATCGAATCTATTGCACGTCAACCAGAAATGAAAAGTGAATTACAAACATTAATGTACATTGGTGTAGGTTTAGTAGAAGCCATTCCAATCATGGCAGTTGTTATCGCCTTTATTCTAGTATTCAGCTAA
- the atpD gene encoding F0F1 ATP synthase subunit beta → MSIGQIVQIIGPVVDVEFPVNKEIPEINHALIVRRIKTGNEEQDSRKENTVVLEVALQLGNGVLRTIAMESTDGLQRGMEVIDTGGSIDVPVGEETLGRMFNVLGETIDLKEPFGEDVRRDPIHRFAPSFDELSSNSTILETGIKVIDLLAPYLKGGKTGLFGGAGVGKTVLIQELIHNIAEEHGGISVFAGVGERTREGNDLYFEMQESGVIERTAMVFGQMNEPPGARMRVALTGLTIAEYFRDEAGKDVLLFIDNIFRFTQAGSEVSALLGRMPSAVGYQPTLATEMGQLQERITSTNKGSITSIQAIYVPADDYTDPAPAAVFAHLDATTNLERKLTEQGIYPAVDPLASTSSALAPEIVGEEHYQVAIDVQQLLQRYRELQDIIAILGMDELSDSEKITVSRARRVQFFLSQNFHVAEAFTGIPGSYVPVSETIRGFKGILDGRYDDLPEDAFRNVGRIEEVVEKAKASGY, encoded by the coding sequence ATGAGTATTGGTCAAATTGTTCAAATTATTGGTCCGGTTGTTGATGTAGAATTTCCAGTAAATAAAGAAATTCCAGAAATTAATCACGCTCTAATAGTCAGAAGAATCAAAACTGGTAATGAAGAACAAGATTCAAGAAAAGAAAATACAGTCGTCTTAGAAGTAGCTTTGCAGCTAGGCAATGGTGTGCTTAGAACAATTGCTATGGAATCAACAGATGGATTGCAACGTGGAATGGAAGTAATCGATACAGGTGGATCTATCGATGTTCCTGTTGGTGAAGAGACATTGGGCCGAATGTTCAATGTTTTAGGAGAAACAATTGACTTGAAAGAGCCATTTGGAGAAGATGTTCGTCGCGATCCTATTCACCGCTTTGCTCCGTCTTTTGATGAGTTGAGCAGTAACAGTACTATCCTTGAAACTGGTATCAAAGTAATTGATTTGTTAGCACCTTATTTAAAAGGTGGTAAAACTGGTTTGTTTGGAGGAGCTGGAGTAGGTAAAACAGTATTAATCCAAGAATTAATTCATAATATAGCTGAAGAACATGGTGGTATCTCAGTGTTTGCTGGGGTTGGAGAGCGGACACGTGAAGGAAACGACTTGTACTTTGAAATGCAAGAATCTGGTGTAATTGAAAGAACAGCTATGGTATTTGGACAAATGAATGAACCTCCAGGCGCTAGAATGCGTGTAGCATTGACCGGTTTAACCATTGCAGAATATTTCCGTGATGAAGCCGGAAAGGATGTATTGTTATTCATTGATAATATTTTCCGGTTTACCCAGGCAGGATCAGAAGTTTCAGCGTTACTTGGAAGAATGCCTTCAGCAGTTGGGTATCAACCAACATTAGCTACAGAAATGGGTCAATTACAAGAACGAATCACATCAACAAATAAAGGTTCGATAACGTCCATTCAAGCTATTTATGTTCCAGCCGATGACTATACCGATCCGGCTCCGGCGGCTGTATTTGCTCATTTAGATGCAACCACCAACTTAGAACGTAAATTGACTGAACAAGGAATTTATCCAGCAGTCGATCCATTGGCTTCAACATCAAGTGCACTTGCACCTGAAATTGTTGGGGAAGAACACTACCAAGTTGCTATTGATGTTCAACAACTATTGCAACGCTACCGTGAATTGCAAGATATTATTGCTATTCTTGGAATGGATGAGTTATCCGATAGCGAAAAAATTACTGTTTCACGTGCTCGTCGTGTCCAATTCTTCTTGTCACAAAACTTCCATGTAGCCGAAGCTTTTACAGGAATACCAGGCTCATACGTACCCGTATCCGAAACCATACGAGGCTTTAAAGGAATCTTAGATGGTCGTTATGACGATTTACCAGAAGATGCTTTCCGTAACGTCGGACGTATTGAAGAAGTAGTAGAAAAAGCTAAGGCATCTGGTTATTAG
- the atpA gene encoding F0F1 ATP synthase subunit alpha: protein MGLKAEEISKLIKQQIEGFSSELIIDEVGTVSYVGDGIARAYGLENAMAGELLEFSNGVYGMALNLETNDVGIIILGHFEGIVEGDTVKRTGRIMEVPVGEAMIGRVVNSLGQPVDGMGEIHTTKTRPIESPAPGVMDRQSVFEPLQTGIKAIDALVPVGRGQRELVIGDRKTGKTSLGIDAIINQKGKDTICIYVAIGQKESTVRSQTEILKKHGAMDYTIIVTASASQPAPLLYIAPYAGLAMAEEFMYDGKHVLIIFDDLTKQAVAYRELSLLLRRPPGREAYPGDVFYLHSRMLERAAKLNDALGGGSITALPIVETQAGDISAYIPTNVISITDGQIFLESDLFYSGVRPAIAAGLSVSRVGGAAQIKAMKKVSGTLRLDLASFRELEAFTQFGSDLDAATQAKLNRGHRIVEILKQGLHEVISVEKQVLIFYALTHGFLDTVGTNELGRFEREFYDYVDNQHQEIIVEINETKELPDSKKLDAVISEFINNFFTSTVESDSSNYIPETM from the coding sequence ATGGGGTTAAAAGCTGAAGAAATCAGTAAGCTCATTAAGCAACAAATTGAAGGTTTCAGCAGTGAGTTGATTATTGATGAGGTTGGAACGGTAAGTTATGTTGGAGATGGTATTGCTCGAGCTTATGGATTAGAAAATGCGATGGCCGGAGAACTACTTGAATTTTCTAACGGCGTTTATGGGATGGCTTTGAACTTGGAAACGAATGATGTCGGAATTATTATTTTGGGTCATTTCGAAGGCATAGTTGAAGGAGATACAGTTAAGCGCACAGGACGCATTATGGAAGTTCCTGTAGGAGAAGCCATGATTGGTAGAGTAGTTAACTCATTAGGACAACCTGTAGACGGTATGGGAGAAATTCATACAACTAAAACACGTCCTATTGAAAGTCCAGCTCCTGGAGTAATGGATCGACAATCTGTTTTTGAACCGTTACAAACAGGAATTAAAGCTATTGATGCATTAGTACCAGTAGGTCGAGGACAACGTGAACTCGTAATCGGAGATCGTAAAACAGGTAAAACTAGTTTAGGGATTGATGCCATTATTAATCAAAAAGGAAAAGATACGATTTGTATTTATGTAGCGATTGGACAAAAAGAATCAACTGTCCGTTCTCAAACTGAAATATTGAAAAAACACGGTGCAATGGATTATACAATCATCGTAACGGCAAGTGCTTCACAACCAGCACCATTGTTGTATATCGCTCCGTATGCTGGTTTGGCAATGGCGGAAGAGTTTATGTACGATGGGAAACATGTTCTGATTATTTTTGATGATTTAACGAAACAAGCAGTGGCTTACCGTGAATTATCTTTGCTACTCCGTCGTCCGCCAGGTCGGGAAGCCTATCCAGGAGATGTGTTCTACTTGCATTCACGGATGTTGGAACGTGCAGCTAAATTAAATGATGCATTAGGAGGCGGCTCTATCACGGCTCTCCCAATCGTTGAGACACAAGCAGGAGATATTTCTGCTTATATTCCAACAAACGTTATTTCTATTACAGATGGACAAATTTTCTTAGAAAGTGATTTGTTTTATTCAGGTGTGAGGCCAGCTATCGCAGCCGGTTTATCTGTTTCTCGTGTAGGTGGAGCAGCGCAAATTAAAGCAATGAAAAAGGTATCTGGAACGTTGCGTTTAGATTTAGCAAGTTTCCGTGAGTTAGAAGCATTTACTCAATTTGGTTCAGATTTAGATGCTGCTACTCAAGCTAAATTAAATCGTGGACACCGAATAGTAGAAATTTTGAAACAAGGATTACATGAAGTAATCAGTGTGGAAAAACAGGTATTGATTTTCTATGCATTAACGCATGGTTTTTTAGATACGGTCGGTACTAATGAATTAGGACGATTTGAAAGAGAATTTTATGATTATGTTGACAACCAACACCAAGAAATAATTGTTGAAATAAACGAAACAAAAGAATTGCCAGATAGTAAGAAATTAGATGCTGTTATCTCTGAGTTCATAAACAACTTTTTCACGAGTACAGTTGAATCTGATAGCTCAAATTACATTCCAGAAACGATGTAA
- the murA gene encoding UDP-N-acetylglucosamine 1-carboxyvinyltransferase, whose product MEKMIVRGGKRLEGTVKVEGAKNAVLPILAATILASKGKSKLSNVPILSDVFTINEVLRHLNLTVDFNETDKEITLDASGELNFEAPFEYVSKMRASIVVMGPLLARLGHAKIALPGGCAIGTRPIELHLKGFEAMGAVVYIENGYIEAFADKLLGAHIYLDFPSVGATQNIMMAATLAEGTTTIENVAREPEIVDLANFLNRMGAKVIGAGTESIRIEGVKELVGIDHGIIPDRIEAGTFMVAAAVTNGNVFIEDAVSEHNKPLISKLKEMGVTFIAEKHGLRVIGPDKLKATDIKTMPHPGFPTDMQAQITIAQAVAEGTSTMKETVFENRFMHMEEMRRMNSEFTIENQTLVIYGPAKLQGSEVAATDLRAAAALIIAGLVAEGFTRVTHLEHLDRGYYHFHQKLQALGADIERINESKNAILQDKELGILFK is encoded by the coding sequence ATGGAAAAAATGATTGTTCGTGGCGGTAAACGTCTCGAAGGAACAGTAAAAGTAGAGGGCGCAAAAAATGCTGTTTTACCCATTTTAGCAGCAACCATCCTGGCAAGTAAAGGTAAAAGCAAGTTAAGCAATGTACCTATTTTATCAGATGTTTTTACAATAAATGAAGTATTACGTCACTTAAATTTAACCGTAGACTTTAATGAAACCGACAAAGAGATCACACTAGACGCTTCAGGAGAGCTAAATTTCGAAGCACCGTTTGAATACGTTAGCAAAATGAGGGCATCCATTGTTGTAATGGGTCCGTTATTGGCACGTTTAGGACATGCGAAAATAGCCTTACCTGGAGGTTGCGCAATTGGAACACGACCAATCGAGTTACACTTAAAAGGTTTTGAAGCAATGGGAGCCGTAGTATATATCGAAAATGGCTACATTGAAGCCTTTGCAGATAAATTATTAGGAGCTCATATCTACTTGGACTTCCCAAGCGTAGGAGCAACCCAAAACATTATGATGGCTGCTACATTAGCAGAAGGAACGACTACCATTGAAAACGTAGCAAGAGAGCCTGAAATTGTTGATTTGGCTAATTTCTTAAATCGTATGGGAGCTAAAGTTATTGGAGCCGGTACGGAATCCATTCGAATAGAAGGAGTGAAAGAATTAGTTGGAATAGATCATGGTATTATTCCAGACCGCATTGAAGCTGGTACGTTTATGGTAGCAGCAGCAGTTACCAATGGAAATGTTTTTATCGAAGATGCTGTCTCTGAACATAATAAACCATTAATTTCAAAATTAAAAGAAATGGGCGTTACTTTTATTGCAGAAAAACATGGTTTACGAGTAATTGGTCCAGACAAATTAAAAGCCACAGATATTAAAACAATGCCTCATCCTGGTTTTCCAACTGACATGCAAGCACAAATTACCATAGCACAAGCTGTGGCTGAAGGTACGAGCACCATGAAGGAAACGGTATTTGAAAATCGATTCATGCATATGGAAGAAATGCGTCGGATGAACAGCGAGTTCACTATCGAAAATCAGACTCTTGTTATATATGGTCCAGCTAAATTGCAAGGATCCGAAGTAGCTGCAACGGATTTAAGAGCAGCCGCTGCTTTGATTATTGCAGGTCTGGTTGCAGAAGGGTTCACTCGTGTAACACACTTAGAACATCTTGATCGTGGTTATTATCACTTTCATCAAAAATTACAAGCATTAGGTGCTGATATTGAACGAATCAATGAATCAAAAAATGCTATTTTACAAGATAAAGAATTAGGTATTTTATTTAAGTGA
- a CDS encoding F0F1 ATP synthase subunit gamma, translating into MAESLNDITKKIASTKKTSQITNAMQMVSGAKLSKAEQKAKGFQIYASKIREIVTHLAHTQLSLLEDSTLIGTNSPSNIDFHDMLIERTVKRTGYIVISSDKGLAGGYNSSVIKATIDMIQKDHKSPDEYIFMAVGSTAGDFFKTRGMNVAYELNDISDHPTFDEVRGIARTATEMYKNAIFDELYVCYNHHINTVSFEYRADKMLPLNDLDSAEKVEYESDYLYEPSKEEILDILLPQYAESLIYGAILDAKAAEHAARMTAMKGATDNARDIIDDLTVHYNRARQAAITEEITEIIGGASALG; encoded by the coding sequence ATGGCAGAATCATTAAATGATATTACAAAAAAAATTGCTTCGACTAAGAAAACAAGCCAAATTACTAATGCTATGCAGATGGTTTCAGGTGCTAAATTGTCAAAAGCTGAACAAAAAGCAAAAGGATTTCAAATTTATGCAAGCAAAATTAGAGAAATTGTTACCCATCTAGCGCATACTCAATTATCACTACTTGAAGACAGCACATTGATTGGTACAAATTCTCCTTCAAATATCGATTTTCATGACATGTTGATTGAACGTACTGTAAAAAGAACAGGGTACATTGTTATCAGTTCCGATAAAGGATTAGCGGGAGGATACAATAGCTCTGTCATTAAAGCTACGATTGATATGATTCAAAAAGATCACAAATCTCCTGATGAATACATTTTTATGGCTGTCGGCAGCACTGCTGGAGATTTCTTTAAAACAAGAGGAATGAATGTGGCATATGAACTAAATGATATTAGTGATCATCCAACATTTGATGAAGTTCGAGGTATTGCTCGGACAGCAACAGAAATGTATAAAAACGCCATATTTGACGAGTTATACGTTTGCTACAATCACCATATTAATACAGTTAGTTTTGAATACCGTGCGGATAAAATGTTGCCTCTAAATGATCTTGATTCAGCAGAAAAAGTTGAGTATGAAAGTGATTATTTATACGAGCCATCAAAAGAAGAAATTCTAGATATTTTATTGCCTCAGTATGCAGAAAGTTTGATTTATGGTGCTATTTTAGATGCTAAAGCTGCTGAACACGCAGCACGTATGACAGCTATGAAAGGTGCAACCGATAATGCTAGAGATATTATTGATGATTTAACGGTACACTATAATAGAGCTCGCCAGGCTGCTATCACAGAAGAAATTACTGAAATTATAGGCGGAGCCTCCGCACTAGGATAA
- the atpF gene encoding F0F1 ATP synthase subunit B: MFKQLVLGATTAGDTIVVLVSFLLLMVLLKKFAWKPLMNIMNQREENIASNIENAEIAKNEAERLAAERQEKLDKTRAESASVLNRAKVSAESAEKELLDAARHEAIRLKKDAKKEIENERQMAMASVRNDVSLLSIQIAEKLISKELTNEGHAELIDKYLERLADTNEIK; encoded by the coding sequence ATGTTCAAACAGTTAGTTTTAGGAGCAACAACTGCAGGAGATACAATTGTTGTACTAGTATCGTTTTTATTATTGATGGTTTTGTTAAAGAAATTTGCATGGAAACCGTTGATGAATATTATGAATCAACGTGAGGAAAATATTGCAAGTAACATAGAAAATGCTGAAATTGCAAAAAACGAAGCTGAACGCCTAGCTGCAGAACGTCAAGAGAAATTAGATAAGACAAGAGCCGAATCGGCTAGTGTTTTAAATAGAGCTAAAGTCTCTGCTGAAAGCGCAGAAAAAGAATTGTTGGATGCAGCCAGACATGAAGCTATACGATTAAAAAAAGATGCAAAAAAAGAAATCGAGAACGAACGTCAAATGGCAATGGCAAGTGTTCGTAATGATGTAAGTTTGCTGTCTATCCAGATTGCTGAGAAACTAATTAGCAAGGAATTAACAAATGAAGGACATGCGGAACTAATCGATAAGTACCTTGAAAGGCTGGCAGATACGAATGAGATTAAATAG
- the upp gene encoding uracil phosphoribosyltransferase, whose protein sequence is MGKFHVINHPLIQHKVTILRDKNTGTKDFREAVNEIARLMAYEVSRDMPLQDVEIETPLVKTTQKQLAGKKVAIIPILRAGLGMVDGTLDLIPTAKVGHVGMYRDHETLEAVEYFIKLPSDIKDRQLLVVDPMLATGASAIAAIDALKKRGASSIKFVCIVAAPEGVKALKEAHPDIDIYTAALDEKLNENGYILPGLGDAGDRLFGTL, encoded by the coding sequence ATGGGAAAATTTCATGTAATAAACCATCCATTGATTCAACACAAGGTTACAATTCTTCGCGACAAGAATACAGGAACGAAAGATTTTAGAGAAGCCGTGAATGAAATTGCACGTTTAATGGCATATGAAGTTTCAAGAGATATGCCTTTGCAAGATGTTGAGATCGAAACGCCTTTAGTTAAAACGACTCAAAAACAATTAGCAGGTAAAAAAGTCGCTATTATACCTATCCTAAGAGCTGGTTTAGGAATGGTTGATGGTACCTTAGATTTAATCCCAACAGCTAAAGTTGGACACGTCGGAATGTACCGAGATCATGAAACATTAGAAGCAGTAGAATACTTTATTAAATTACCTTCAGATATTAAAGATCGTCAATTACTAGTAGTTGATCCAATGTTAGCAACAGGTGCTTCAGCTATTGCAGCAATTGATGCATTAAAAAAACGTGGCGCAAGCTCCATTAAATTTGTTTGTATCGTAGCAGCACCTGAAGGGGTAAAAGCATTAAAAGAAGCACATCCAGATATTGATATTTATACAGCAGCACTTGATGAAAAGTTGAACGAAAATGGCTATATCTTACCTGGCTTAGGTGACGCAGGCGATCGCCTATTTGGGACCCTGTAA
- a CDS encoding F0F1 ATP synthase subunit epsilon, translating to MAELQVQIVTPAGIVYDHRASRVIVRSIDGQLGILPGHTPIIVPLAIDSVRIERVSVDEENLIAVNGGIMEMRDNVCSIIADSAERARDIDVERAFAAKQRAEEIIRKSEAVHNNKQHRRAEISLRKAINRISVSKHKK from the coding sequence ATGGCGGAATTACAAGTACAGATTGTGACCCCAGCTGGTATTGTTTATGATCATCGCGCAAGTCGTGTGATCGTTAGATCTATCGATGGACAATTAGGTATCCTTCCAGGCCATACACCCATCATTGTTCCTTTAGCAATTGATAGTGTCCGAATTGAACGTGTATCGGTTGATGAAGAAAACTTAATTGCAGTAAATGGTGGGATAATGGAAATGCGTGATAATGTTTGTTCGATTATTGCTGATAGTGCCGAAAGAGCGAGAGACATTGATGTTGAACGTGCCTTTGCAGCTAAGCAACGAGCAGAAGAGATAATAAGGAAATCAGAAGCTGTTCATAATAATAAACAACATAGAAGAGCAGAAATTTCATTGCGCAAAGCCATTAACCGTATTTCTGTTTCCAAACACAAAAAGTAG